One Dictyoglomus turgidum DSM 6724 DNA window includes the following coding sequences:
- a CDS encoding HD-GYP domain-containing protein, whose translation MDRNFYTFYSPLQSEEEFRILKDLSEDLSYVIYSLRVREEKEKINKAYETIFKISPIGLIEVDLSEIKNFMKELLNEKLDFPSEEEFLQFFEEFMKKLRIIRMNEEVYKIFEIEDRTDAEKNRVGFIKNNLEILKENLFYISLPPLLYEREITIYTLKKNKKTLKIRAVPFPGCEEEPSHVILVIMDITEEKESIQKINRLLNQVVETLAEIVEKRDPYTAGHQKRVAKLAFFIGKEMGLSEEKLKGLYMAGLLHDIGKIAVPTDILNKPGKLDPIEFELIKKHPEVGYEILKNIEFPYPVAEIVLEHHERINGSGYPKGLKDGDILIEARILAVSDVVEAMSSHRPYRPAFPLETALREISEKKGILYDEEVVDACIKLFKEKNFRFE comes from the coding sequence ATGGATAGGAATTTTTATACTTTTTACTCCCCCCTCCAGAGTGAAGAAGAATTCAGAATTCTAAAGGATCTTTCTGAGGACCTCTCTTATGTGATCTATTCTTTAAGAGTGAGAGAGGAAAAGGAGAAAATAAACAAAGCTTATGAAACAATATTCAAAATCTCACCTATAGGACTCATAGAGGTAGATCTTTCAGAAATAAAAAATTTCATGAAAGAACTTCTTAATGAGAAATTAGATTTTCCTTCAGAAGAAGAGTTCCTTCAGTTCTTTGAAGAATTTATGAAAAAGTTAAGAATTATAAGAATGAACGAAGAAGTGTACAAAATTTTTGAAATTGAGGATAGAACTGATGCTGAAAAGAACAGAGTAGGGTTTATAAAAAATAACTTAGAAATTCTGAAAGAAAATTTATTTTATATTAGTCTTCCTCCTCTTCTATATGAACGGGAAATAACAATATATACTTTAAAGAAGAATAAAAAGACATTGAAAATAAGAGCAGTCCCCTTCCCTGGCTGTGAGGAAGAGCCTTCCCATGTTATCCTTGTTATTATGGATATTACAGAAGAAAAAGAAAGTATTCAAAAGATTAATAGACTCCTAAATCAAGTAGTAGAAACCCTCGCAGAGATAGTAGAGAAGAGAGATCCTTATACCGCAGGACATCAGAAGAGAGTAGCAAAACTTGCATTTTTCATTGGAAAAGAGATGGGGCTTTCTGAAGAAAAATTAAAGGGCCTCTACATGGCAGGACTTCTTCATGATATAGGAAAGATTGCTGTCCCTACAGATATATTAAATAAGCCTGGAAAATTGGATCCTATTGAATTTGAACTTATAAAGAAGCATCCAGAAGTAGGCTATGAGATACTAAAGAATATAGAATTTCCATACCCTGTTGCTGAAATAGTTCTTGAGCATCATGAAAGAATTAATGGGTCAGGTTATCCTAAAGGACTGAAAGATGGTGATATATTAATTGAGGCAAGGATACTTGCTGTTTCGGATGTGGTAGAGGCCATGTCTTCTCACCGTCCATATCGTCCTGCCTTTCCTCTTGAAACTGCTCTAAGGGAAATCTCAGAAAAGAAAGGAATTCTTTATGATGAAGAGGTGGTAGACGCTTGTATAAAACTATTTAAAGAAAAGAATTTTAGGTTTGAATAG
- a CDS encoding SDR family NAD(P)-dependent oxidoreductase, which produces MAGILTGRRMVITGASRGVGFEICKLFLKEGASIIGVGKDEKRLKEAEKFLKEIGDFEGVVADLEDENFTSKIVEKVEKKWNALDILFNNAGVMLSYGGFLEESDEIFEKTMGVNLYAPYKLVKALIPFLLKGKEPRIINTSSGAGTFDDIRKKYDIASYRLSKFALNGFTVILANELKDKVAVNAFDPGWVKTDLGGPNAPGLPEDSAKGALAVVTLPFEITGKFFKDGKEINF; this is translated from the coding sequence ATGGCGGGGATTCTTACTGGAAGAAGAATGGTTATTACAGGGGCATCAAGGGGTGTTGGTTTTGAAATATGTAAGTTATTCCTTAAAGAGGGAGCAAGTATAATTGGTGTAGGAAAGGATGAGAAAAGGTTAAAAGAAGCAGAGAAATTTTTAAAAGAGATTGGAGATTTCGAAGGGGTAGTTGCTGATTTGGAGGATGAGAATTTTACATCAAAGATAGTAGAAAAGGTAGAAAAAAAGTGGAATGCTTTGGACATATTGTTTAACAATGCAGGAGTTATGCTATCTTATGGTGGATTTTTGGAGGAAAGTGATGAAATTTTTGAAAAAACTATGGGGGTCAACCTTTATGCTCCTTATAAACTTGTAAAGGCATTAATTCCCTTCTTACTTAAAGGGAAAGAGCCAAGGATTATTAATACAAGTTCTGGGGCTGGCACTTTTGATGATATAAGGAAAAAATATGACATTGCAAGTTATAGGTTAAGTAAGTTTGCCTTGAATGGTTTTACCGTTATTCTTGCTAATGAGCTTAAGGATAAAGTAGCGGTGAATGCTTTTGATCCAGGATGGGTAAAGACAGACTTAGGAGGACCGAATGCTCCTGGATTGCCTGAAGATTCTGCAAAGGGCGCTCTCGCTGTAGTGACTTTACCTTTTGAAATAACAGGAAAATTTTTTAAAGATGGCAAAGAGATAAACTTTTAA